From Micromonospora rhizosphaerae, the proteins below share one genomic window:
- a CDS encoding RNA polymerase sigma-70 factor yields MNHEPVGTDDLEEAAAVFTSLRPRLFGIAYRMLGSATEAEDLVQEVWLRWQTCDRGAVIDPAAFLATTTTRLAINALQSARVRRETYIGPWLPEPVDTSADPYLGAERGEALEFAALLLMEKLTPNERAAYVLREAFDYPYAQIADILQSTEPAVRQLVSRARKHMTGERRTPASAAAQRHLLTTFITAARSGDMTALERLLAANVTNIGDGNGRVRVSRRPVVGVVRVAKFLTAISTWFWDGVEVRWASTNGQTSAVLWRDGTLDAIVTVSASTDGINQVLWVMNPEKTAAVSGLA; encoded by the coding sequence GTGAATCACGAGCCGGTTGGGACGGATGATCTCGAGGAGGCCGCGGCGGTCTTCACGAGCCTGCGGCCGCGCCTGTTCGGGATCGCGTATCGCATGCTCGGCAGCGCCACCGAGGCCGAGGATCTGGTGCAGGAGGTGTGGCTGCGGTGGCAGACGTGTGACCGCGGCGCGGTGATCGACCCGGCCGCGTTCCTGGCGACGACGACGACCCGGCTGGCGATCAACGCACTCCAGTCGGCGCGGGTGCGGCGTGAGACGTACATCGGGCCGTGGCTGCCGGAACCGGTCGACACGAGCGCGGACCCGTACCTGGGGGCGGAGCGCGGGGAGGCCCTGGAGTTCGCGGCGCTGCTGCTGATGGAGAAGCTCACGCCTAACGAACGCGCCGCGTATGTCCTGCGGGAGGCGTTCGACTACCCGTACGCGCAGATCGCCGACATCCTGCAGTCGACCGAACCTGCGGTGCGCCAGCTGGTCAGCCGGGCGCGCAAACACATGACGGGGGAGAGGCGTACGCCGGCGAGCGCGGCCGCGCAGCGGCACCTCCTGACCACGTTCATAACGGCGGCCCGCTCCGGCGACATGACCGCGTTGGAGCGGCTACTAGCGGCGAACGTGACCAACATCGGCGACGGCAACGGCAGGGTGCGCGTTTCCCGCCGGCCGGTGGTGGGAGTGGTGCGCGTGGCGAAGTTCCTGACCGCGATCTCCACCTGGTTCTGGGACGGCGTCGAGGTGCGGTGGGCGAGTACGAACGGGCAGACGTCCGCCGTGCTGTGGCGCGACGGCACCTTGGACGCCATTGTCACGGTCAGCGCCTCGACCGACGGCATCAATCAGGTGCTGTGGGTGATGAACCCCGAGAAGACCGCAGCGGTGTCCGGACTGGCCTGA
- a CDS encoding alpha/beta hydrolase, translating into MSDVVLEPVTQKFAEATSKPPFIYELSPVAARKVLDDVQAGPVEAPAIDEQWVTVAATVGDVRVRVVRPEGVTGTLPVVLYVHGGGWVLGNAGTHDRLVREISVGVGAAVVFVEYTPSPDAHYPVAIEQIYAAARWIVSDGASYGLDASRLAIAGDSVGGNMTAAVTILAKQRGDVRFVHQSMYYPVTDASQDTDSYTEFADGPFLTAKGMAWFWDCYAPDRSVRPEITASPLRASLEDLQDLPPAFLIVDEADVLRDEGEAYAAKLRAAGVPVTTVRYDGICHDFMMLNPLKDTQAAKAATAQAIAVLRQALGTASA; encoded by the coding sequence ATGTCCGATGTTGTGCTCGAGCCGGTCACGCAGAAATTCGCCGAGGCCACGTCAAAGCCGCCGTTCATCTATGAGCTTTCCCCGGTCGCGGCGCGCAAGGTCCTCGACGACGTGCAGGCCGGCCCGGTCGAGGCGCCGGCGATCGACGAGCAGTGGGTGACCGTCGCAGCCACGGTCGGTGACGTGCGGGTACGGGTCGTGCGGCCGGAGGGTGTCACGGGAACGCTGCCGGTGGTGCTGTACGTGCACGGTGGCGGCTGGGTGTTGGGTAACGCCGGCACGCATGACCGGTTGGTGCGGGAGATCTCGGTGGGAGTCGGCGCGGCGGTGGTGTTCGTGGAGTACACGCCCTCCCCGGACGCGCACTACCCGGTGGCGATCGAGCAGATCTACGCGGCGGCCCGGTGGATCGTGTCCGACGGGGCGTCGTACGGCCTGGACGCGTCGCGGCTGGCGATCGCGGGGGACTCGGTGGGCGGCAACATGACCGCCGCGGTGACGATCCTGGCCAAGCAGCGCGGCGATGTCAGGTTCGTGCACCAGTCGATGTACTACCCAGTCACCGATGCCAGCCAGGACACCGACAGCTACACCGAGTTCGCGGACGGGCCGTTCCTGACGGCGAAGGGAATGGCGTGGTTTTGGGACTGCTACGCCCCGGACCGCTCGGTGCGCCCGGAGATCACGGCGTCGCCGTTGCGGGCGTCGCTGGAGGATCTTCAGGACCTGCCGCCGGCGTTTCTGATCGTGGACGAGGCCGACGTGCTGCGCGACGAGGGTGAGGCCTACGCGGCCAAGCTTCGCGCCGCCGGGGTGCCGGTCACGACGGTGCGCTACGACGGCATCTGCCACGACTTCATGATGCTGAACCCGCTGAAGGACACCCAGGCGGCCAAGGCGGCCACCGCGCAGGCGATCGCGGTGCTGCGGCAGGCCCTCGGTACCGCGAGCGCCTGA
- a CDS encoding RrF2 family transcriptional regulator produces the protein MKLSGGVEWALHCCVVLTTATEPVPAARLAELHDVSGSYLAKQLQALSRAGLVTSVQGKAGGYVLTRAPELITILDVVAAVDGAQPAFVCTEIRQRGPLATPQEACTRPCPIARAMAGADAAWRAALQAISIADLARGVDEDYGPTALASIRTWLSGPNDGDTAIVEQG, from the coding sequence ATGAAGCTGTCAGGTGGCGTCGAGTGGGCACTGCACTGCTGCGTGGTGCTGACCACCGCGACGGAACCGGTGCCGGCCGCCCGGCTCGCGGAACTGCATGACGTATCCGGCAGCTACCTGGCCAAACAGCTGCAGGCACTCTCCCGCGCCGGCCTAGTGACCTCCGTCCAGGGCAAGGCGGGCGGATATGTCCTGACCAGGGCACCCGAACTGATCACCATCCTCGACGTCGTCGCAGCCGTGGACGGCGCTCAGCCCGCGTTCGTGTGCACCGAGATCCGTCAGCGCGGCCCCCTGGCGACCCCACAGGAAGCCTGCACCCGGCCGTGCCCCATCGCCCGCGCTATGGCCGGCGCCGACGCCGCCTGGCGGGCCGCCCTGCAAGCGATATCCATCGCGGACCTCGCCCGCGGTGTCGACGAGGACTACGGCCCTACCGCGCTCGCCAGCATCCGTACCTGGCTCAGCGGGCCGAACGACGGCGATACCGCGATTGTCGAGCAGGGGTAG
- a CDS encoding SDR family oxidoreductase, producing the protein MKIVVIGGTGLIGSKVVAKLDELGHEAVPASPKTGVNTITGEGLAEALADASVVIDVSNAPSWEDTAVLEFFETSTRNQLAAEATAGVGHHVALSIVGTERLPENGYFRAKVAQEKLIEDSSIPFSIVHATQFFEFVPSIADSTADGGTVRMPPVLFQPIAGDEVAQAVVRASVGSPLNGRVEVAGPERLPMNEFFRNALAASGDPREVVTDPHTRYYGSELEEQSLVPVGEAVLGEIKYADWLGRTKSGK; encoded by the coding sequence ATGAAGATCGTTGTAATCGGCGGCACTGGCCTGATCGGGTCCAAGGTCGTGGCGAAGCTCGACGAGCTCGGCCACGAGGCGGTGCCGGCGTCACCGAAAACCGGCGTCAACACCATCACCGGCGAGGGCCTGGCCGAGGCGTTGGCCGACGCGTCCGTGGTGATCGACGTGTCGAATGCCCCCTCGTGGGAGGACACCGCGGTGCTGGAGTTCTTCGAGACCTCCACTCGCAATCAGCTTGCGGCGGAGGCGACGGCCGGTGTGGGCCACCATGTGGCGCTGTCGATCGTGGGGACCGAGCGGCTGCCCGAGAACGGCTACTTCCGGGCGAAGGTTGCGCAGGAGAAGCTGATCGAGGACTCGTCGATCCCGTTCTCGATCGTGCACGCGACGCAGTTCTTCGAGTTCGTCCCGAGCATCGCCGACAGCACCGCGGACGGTGGCACGGTCCGGATGCCACCGGTGCTCTTCCAGCCCATCGCCGGCGACGAGGTGGCCCAGGCAGTCGTCCGGGCGTCGGTGGGGTCGCCGTTGAACGGGCGGGTCGAGGTCGCCGGGCCCGAGCGGCTCCCGATGAACGAGTTCTTCCGGAACGCCCTGGCTGCTTCGGGCGATCCGCGTGAGGTGGTCACCGACCCGCACACGCGCTACTACGGATCCGAGTTGGAAGAGCAGAGTCTGGTGCCGGTCGGTGAGGCGGTGCTCGGGGAGATCAAGTACGCCGACTGGCTGGGCCGGACCAAGTCCGGCAAGTAG
- a CDS encoding helix-turn-helix domain-containing protein, with product MGGEGDLAGMIRKRLGGVVAGSSFGQRLRGFRQSAGLTIEDLSEASGVSGRAISDMERGHSRAPQERTLAALADALKLSDGDRAGLVELARSERSESRVGRPRVGELPRGVSDFVGRARRLELLCRHALAASVGGPTLVAVVHGQPGVGKTAFAVRAAEQLREVFPDGQFYLDLRGTDPVPTPVGEALMRLLRALDVNPRRIANDEQERASQLRAILRERRCLLVLDNAADEGQVRPLLPGLGAGMVVVTSRRLLGGLEGVLRIGLAPLTSGESADLLRAIVGEASDRAAGQEVGTVAQLCGHLPLALRIAGTRLASRPGWTMGHLAERLSDADRRLANLSVGDLGVAAAFALSYAQLSNPAKAMFRRLAHVPGVDFGAPIAAVLAQVDLFDAEDQLDELVDLGLLQSEGFDRYRFHDLIRLFAADRLRGEEPAEARAGTERRMVDWLLETAIIAGRWFEPGFGAPPDDWQGLVSMATPEEAHSWLQVEADNWLAALRSAAAADQHQRVVDVAETMHWYADRMIHWAHWSEVYCLSRVAAGRLPDRRQEITHINHYAWAVSTCERRHEESVALAMEAYRFAGELGDTKEQANALHYAARAWRMGGNIEKAMGAYYRALNLADAAGNHDGYVQICVGLGQTFVELGRFDEALNEFRGVLREVDARPVAPAPAQVARMTARVAMARCLADAKSWPEALDAATRALPLAADYGPRFTGRVHLTLGQAHSALGATDKARDHLTRALKLLEDGREERGSEKIRFTSGYAAPPPCAMTLCEVEIPVRAWHRGIALHARVGVHCALHRARTISLAKAELAALDA from the coding sequence GTGGGCGGCGAGGGTGATCTCGCCGGGATGATCCGAAAGCGTTTGGGAGGTGTGGTGGCTGGTTCTTCGTTCGGGCAGCGGTTGCGGGGGTTCCGGCAGTCGGCGGGGCTGACTATCGAGGATCTGTCCGAGGCGTCGGGGGTGAGTGGTCGGGCGATCAGTGACATGGAGCGGGGGCACAGTCGCGCGCCGCAGGAGCGGACGTTGGCGGCGTTGGCCGACGCGCTGAAGCTCAGTGATGGGGATCGTGCTGGTCTGGTCGAGTTGGCGCGCTCGGAGCGGTCGGAGAGTCGGGTCGGGCGGCCCCGAGTGGGTGAGCTGCCGCGGGGGGTCAGTGACTTTGTGGGTCGAGCACGGAGGTTGGAGTTGCTCTGCCGCCACGCACTGGCGGCGTCTGTCGGTGGTCCGACGCTGGTGGCGGTGGTGCACGGCCAGCCGGGCGTGGGGAAGACGGCGTTCGCGGTCCGGGCGGCCGAGCAGTTGCGGGAGGTGTTTCCCGACGGGCAGTTCTACCTGGACCTTCGGGGTACGGATCCGGTGCCGACGCCGGTTGGTGAGGCGTTGATGCGGCTGTTGCGGGCGCTGGACGTCAACCCCCGCAGGATCGCCAACGATGAGCAGGAGCGGGCCAGCCAGTTGCGGGCGATTCTGCGGGAGCGGCGGTGTCTGCTGGTGTTGGACAACGCGGCGGATGAGGGTCAGGTGCGGCCGTTGTTGCCGGGTCTGGGGGCCGGGATGGTGGTGGTGACCAGTCGTCGCTTGTTGGGTGGTTTGGAGGGGGTGTTGCGGATCGGGTTGGCGCCGCTGACGTCGGGGGAGTCGGCTGATCTGTTGCGGGCGATTGTGGGGGAGGCGTCGGATCGGGCGGCGGGGCAGGAGGTCGGCACGGTGGCCCAGTTGTGTGGCCACCTGCCGTTGGCGTTGCGGATCGCGGGTACGCGGTTGGCGAGTCGGCCGGGGTGGACGATGGGGCATCTGGCGGAGCGGCTGTCGGACGCGGATCGGCGGCTGGCGAACCTCTCGGTGGGGGATCTGGGGGTGGCGGCGGCGTTCGCGTTGTCGTACGCCCAGCTGTCCAACCCGGCGAAGGCGATGTTCCGGCGGCTCGCGCACGTGCCGGGGGTGGATTTCGGCGCTCCGATCGCCGCAGTGCTCGCCCAGGTTGATCTCTTCGACGCCGAGGATCAGTTGGATGAGCTGGTTGACCTGGGCCTCTTGCAGTCCGAAGGTTTCGATCGTTACCGGTTCCACGACCTGATCCGGCTTTTCGCGGCTGACCGGCTGCGCGGCGAGGAGCCGGCGGAGGCCAGGGCGGGGACCGAGCGTCGGATGGTGGATTGGTTGTTGGAGACGGCGATCATCGCGGGGCGGTGGTTCGAGCCCGGGTTCGGCGCGCCACCGGATGACTGGCAGGGTCTGGTTTCCATGGCCACACCGGAGGAGGCGCATAGCTGGCTGCAGGTCGAGGCGGACAATTGGCTGGCCGCGTTGCGGTCGGCGGCCGCCGCCGACCAGCACCAGCGGGTCGTGGACGTGGCAGAGACGATGCACTGGTACGCGGACCGAATGATCCATTGGGCACACTGGTCGGAGGTCTATTGCCTTTCCCGTGTCGCTGCCGGCCGGTTGCCTGACCGTCGGCAGGAGATCACCCACATCAACCACTATGCCTGGGCTGTCTCCACCTGTGAGCGGCGCCACGAGGAGAGCGTGGCCCTGGCGATGGAGGCCTACCGGTTTGCCGGGGAGCTCGGCGACACGAAGGAACAAGCCAACGCGTTGCACTACGCGGCCCGTGCTTGGCGGATGGGCGGCAACATCGAGAAGGCCATGGGAGCGTACTACCGCGCCCTGAACCTGGCCGACGCCGCCGGCAACCACGACGGGTACGTCCAGATTTGCGTTGGATTGGGGCAGACGTTCGTGGAGCTCGGCAGGTTCGACGAGGCGCTGAACGAGTTCCGGGGTGTGCTGCGGGAGGTCGACGCGCGACCGGTCGCGCCGGCGCCGGCGCAGGTGGCTCGGATGACGGCCCGGGTGGCGATGGCCAGGTGCCTGGCCGACGCGAAGAGCTGGCCGGAGGCGCTTGACGCGGCGACGCGGGCACTACCCCTGGCCGCCGACTACGGCCCCCGTTTCACGGGTCGGGTTCATCTGACGCTGGGCCAGGCACACTCCGCTCTCGGCGCGACCGACAAGGCCCGCGACCACCTGACCCGCGCGCTCAAGCTGCTGGAGGACGGCCGTGAGGAACGCGGGTCCGAGAAGATCCGATTCACGTCGGGCTATGCCGCACCTCCACCGTGCGCGATGACCTTGTGTGAAGTGGAGATTCCAGTGCGGGCATGGCATCGAGGCATCGCATTACATGCACGTGTGGGGGTCCACTGCGCGCTCCACCGCGCCAGGACGATCAGTTTGGCGAAGGCCGAACTGGCGGCCCTCGACGCCTGA
- a CDS encoding alpha/beta hydrolase, protein MTNQRPTVVLVHGAFAESASWSGLVERLQDRSIDVVAVANPLRSVPGDAAYLSDVIAGVGGPVVLVGHSYGGMVITDAAAGSDKVAGLVYVCAFAPDQGESAFDLANKFPGSTSAVRPHREAADGRPGVEVDPVVVRLQRRVHPGRPALLHGEPGRRQGRPRGARRVVSALRSRRWWLPSSAEDGADGRSKRDPGIERRRAAR, encoded by the coding sequence ATGACCAACCAGAGGCCGACCGTCGTCCTCGTACACGGCGCCTTCGCCGAATCCGCGAGCTGGTCCGGGCTGGTCGAGCGATTGCAGGACCGGTCCATCGACGTCGTCGCGGTCGCCAACCCGCTGCGCAGCGTGCCGGGCGACGCCGCCTACCTCAGCGACGTGATCGCCGGGGTCGGCGGACCCGTGGTGCTCGTCGGCCACTCATACGGCGGCATGGTGATCACCGACGCCGCCGCGGGAAGCGACAAGGTGGCGGGCCTCGTCTACGTCTGCGCGTTCGCGCCCGACCAGGGCGAGTCCGCGTTCGATCTGGCGAACAAGTTCCCAGGAAGCACCTCGGCCGTCCGCCCTCACCGCGAAGCTGCCGACGGACGCCCCGGCGTGGAAGTCGATCCCGTCGTGGTTCGCCTTCAGCGACGAGTGCATCCCGGCCGCCCTGCACTGCTTCATGGCGAACCGGGCCGGCGCCAAGGGCGTCCGCGAGGTGCCCGGCGCGTTGTTTCCGCCTTGCGATCGCGGCGCTGGTGGCTTCCATCGTCCGCTGAAGACGGCGCTGATGGGCGTTCGAAGCGGGATCCAGGTATCGAACGGAGAAGGGCGGCGCGGTGA
- a CDS encoding TMEM175 family protein: MRTSRLEAFSDGVLAIIITIMVLELRVPEGHDLSDLVHTTGVGLLAYLLSFVYVGIYWNGHHHMFHLVRRVNGGILWANLALLFCLSLVPFTTTWVSESRFEQTPVVIYGLNLLSAAIAYLVLQTVIIRQQGPESPLRQAVGTDRKGKISIAFDVAGILSALTIDRSGQVGVWIALACFVLIVIMWVVPDRRIARVVRQYETPD; this comes from the coding sequence GTGAGGACCAGTCGGCTGGAGGCATTCAGTGACGGGGTGCTTGCCATCATCATCACGATCATGGTGCTGGAGCTGAGGGTGCCGGAAGGTCACGATCTTTCCGACCTCGTCCACACGACCGGCGTCGGGCTGCTGGCGTATCTCCTCAGCTTTGTCTATGTAGGCATCTACTGGAACGGCCACCACCACATGTTCCACCTGGTTCGGCGGGTCAATGGCGGTATCCTGTGGGCAAACCTGGCGCTGCTGTTCTGCCTGTCGCTGGTCCCGTTCACGACAACCTGGGTGTCCGAATCGAGGTTCGAGCAGACCCCGGTCGTCATCTACGGCCTGAACCTGCTCAGCGCGGCCATCGCCTACCTCGTGCTCCAGACGGTGATCATCCGGCAGCAGGGACCGGAGTCGCCGCTGCGCCAGGCCGTCGGCACCGACCGCAAGGGCAAGATCTCCATAGCGTTCGACGTCGCCGGGATCCTCAGCGCCCTGACGATCGACCGGAGCGGGCAGGTCGGAGTTTGGATTGCCCTGGCGTGCTTCGTCCTCATCGTGATCATGTGGGTTGTCCCCGACCGCCGCATCGCCCGGGTGGTCCGCCAGTACGAGACTCCGGACTGA
- a CDS encoding NAD(P)H-binding protein, giving the protein MKLTVIGGTGLIGSQVVQKLTAAGHEAVPASPSTGVDLITGEGLDQALAGADVVVNVANSPTFDEASLDFFRTSMTNLLAAGERAGVRHQVILSIVGVDQVPQLDYYRAKTLQEELLRQGPTPYSIVRATQFFEFMNAVLSWTSDDTTVRLPGTRLQPMAAADVVDAVVDVSTGTPLQGIRNVAGPDVFALDDLGRLTLAAQHDDRTVVTDDAAGMFAVATGDVLIAGPDAHLAPTHYQDWIHAAR; this is encoded by the coding sequence TTGAAGCTCACAGTCATCGGCGGTACCGGACTGATCGGCTCGCAGGTGGTCCAGAAGCTGACCGCGGCCGGACACGAGGCCGTCCCCGCGTCGCCGTCGACCGGCGTCGACCTGATCACGGGAGAGGGCCTGGACCAGGCGCTGGCGGGCGCCGACGTCGTGGTCAACGTGGCGAACTCGCCGACCTTCGACGAGGCGTCCCTGGACTTCTTCCGTACGTCCATGACCAACCTGCTGGCCGCCGGGGAGCGTGCCGGCGTCCGTCACCAGGTGATCCTCTCGATCGTCGGTGTCGACCAGGTGCCCCAGCTCGACTACTACCGCGCCAAGACCCTGCAGGAAGAACTGCTCCGGCAGGGGCCCACGCCGTACTCCATCGTGCGTGCCACCCAGTTCTTTGAATTCATGAACGCGGTCTTGTCCTGGACCTCCGACGACACCACGGTTCGCCTGCCCGGTACCCGGCTACAGCCGATGGCCGCCGCGGACGTCGTCGACGCGGTCGTCGACGTCTCCACCGGCACCCCGCTGCAAGGCATCCGGAACGTCGCCGGCCCGGACGTCTTCGCCCTCGACGACCTCGGCAGGCTCACCCTGGCCGCACAGCACGACGACCGGACCGTCGTCACCGACGACGCAGCCGGCATGTTCGCGGTCGCCACCGGCGACGTGCTCATCGCGGGCCCGGACGCACACCTGGCCCCCACGCACTACCAGGACTGGATCCACGCGGCCCGCTGA